One window of Triplophysa rosa linkage group LG8, Trosa_1v2, whole genome shotgun sequence genomic DNA carries:
- the rwdd1 gene encoding RWD domain-containing protein 1 isoform X1 — MTDYGEEQRNELEAIESIYPDSFTVLSKEPTSFTITVTSDAGENEETVEVTLKFTYVEKYPDESPLWEIASQENLEDSDTEDILTLLKEQAEENLGMVMIFTLVTAVQEKLNEIVDQIKSRREEETLRKEREAEEAEKCAFQGTVVTIENFLLWKANFDQDMAELNSKKQKDEEQSIKGKLTGKQLFETDHNLDTSDIQFLEDGGNSVEVDESLFQDMEDLDLDEDDPDFNPLDLGSDED; from the exons ATGACAGACTACGGCGAGGAGCAAAGAAACGAACTAGAAGCAATCGAGTCCATTTATCCAGACTCATTTACAG TGCTTTCTAAAGAACCCACAAGCTTCACCATCACAGTTACCTCAGATGCAGGAGAAAATGAGGAGA CGGTGGAGGTGACCCTTAAGTTTACATATGTGGAGAAATATCCGGATGAGTCACCTCTCTGGGAGATCGCCTCACAGGAGAACCTGGAGGATTCAGACACGGAAGACATCCTAACACTTTTAAAGGAGCAG GCCGAAGAAAACCTAGGAATGGTTATGATATTCACATTAGTGACAGCCGTGCAAGAGAAACTCAATGAAATAGTTGACCAGATTAAGAGCCGACGAGAAGAGGAGACTCTAAGAAAAGAAAGGGAGGCTGAAGAAGCTGAGAAG TGTGCATTCCAAGGCACTGTGGTCACAATTGAGAACTTCTTATTATGGAAAGCAAATTTTGACCAAGACATGGCAGAACTAAATAGCAAAAAGCAGAAAGATGAAGAGCAGTCAATAAAGGGAAAACTCACAG GAAAACAGCTCTTTGAGACAGACCATAATCTTGACACATCGGATATCCAGTTCCTGGAGGATG GTGGAAACAGTGTGGAAGTGGACGAGTCACTATTTCAAGACATGGAAGATTTGGACTTGGACGAGGATGACCCAGATTTCAACCCGCTGGATCTGGGCAGTGATGAAGACTGA
- the rwdd1 gene encoding RWD domain-containing protein 1 isoform X2 translates to MTDYGEEQRNELEAIESIYPDSFTVLSKEPTSFTITVTSDAGENEETVEVTLKFTYVEKYPDESPLWEIASQENLEDSDTEDILTLLKEQAEENLGMVMIFTLVTAVQEKLNEIVDQIKSRREEETLRKEREAEEAEKCAFQGTVVTIENFLLWKANFDQDMAELNSKKQKDEEQSIKGKLTGIHRVILCIFILPAL, encoded by the exons ATGACAGACTACGGCGAGGAGCAAAGAAACGAACTAGAAGCAATCGAGTCCATTTATCCAGACTCATTTACAG TGCTTTCTAAAGAACCCACAAGCTTCACCATCACAGTTACCTCAGATGCAGGAGAAAATGAGGAGA CGGTGGAGGTGACCCTTAAGTTTACATATGTGGAGAAATATCCGGATGAGTCACCTCTCTGGGAGATCGCCTCACAGGAGAACCTGGAGGATTCAGACACGGAAGACATCCTAACACTTTTAAAGGAGCAG GCCGAAGAAAACCTAGGAATGGTTATGATATTCACATTAGTGACAGCCGTGCAAGAGAAACTCAATGAAATAGTTGACCAGATTAAGAGCCGACGAGAAGAGGAGACTCTAAGAAAAGAAAGGGAGGCTGAAGAAGCTGAGAAG TGTGCATTCCAAGGCACTGTGGTCACAATTGAGAACTTCTTATTATGGAAAGCAAATTTTGACCAAGACATGGCAGAACTAAATAGCAAAAAGCAGAAAGATGAAGAGCAGTCAATAAAGGGAAAACTCACAG GGATTCATCGTGTCATcttatgcatatttattttgcctGCATTATAG